Proteins from one Desulfuromonas thiophila genomic window:
- a CDS encoding vitamin B12 dependent-methionine synthase activation domain-containing protein, which produces MLQSASLASLLKDSHAVVLMASTVGPEIVAAASEAMTRGDGATAVIHDAVGGQSADAAMGWINEYVRRQLSRSAERLTSQRYSPGYGDFSLEHQSLFYSLLELERLGLSLTSRFMLVPEKSVTAVAGIESARPLETPYETP; this is translated from the coding sequence GTGCTGCAGAGCGCTTCATTGGCCAGCCTGCTGAAGGACAGTCACGCCGTGGTACTGATGGCATCAACCGTCGGACCGGAGATCGTCGCTGCCGCTTCAGAAGCCATGACCCGCGGCGATGGCGCAACCGCAGTCATTCATGACGCTGTCGGGGGCCAGAGCGCAGATGCGGCTATGGGCTGGATCAACGAGTATGTGCGCAGGCAGTTGAGCCGCAGCGCCGAACGGCTGACCTCGCAGCGTTACTCACCGGGTTACGGTGATTTCAGCCTGGAGCATCAGAGCCTGTTTTACTCTTTACTTGAGTTGGAACGCCTCGGACTGTCCCTCACCTCACGTTTCATGCTGGTTCCTGAAAAATCGGTAACGGCCGTAGCCGGTATAGAATCCGCACGGCCGTTGGAGACACCCTATGAAACGCCGTGA
- a CDS encoding dihydropteroate synthase, giving the protein MKRREFQRMIGLGPLLLDAPASPASADECCTAALLLEQSGAIVSDLKQRKAAGCDLLCCPSGALNRLRLAACGQSDQASGMNRELMRRCRAALGDVPVFGVCSASGRRVDPFGELDFEDAVSCYLQQGKALAAGGASGFIVSGMSDIQEARAALIALRELGDLPVMVQMAVNAQGHSVGGSDPLAALVTLQSLGADAVGFSASAAGISLAAIIARLKPSATVPIWAVPPVSATDPEQYAATGAALLQAGANLLGVDHHASSDHLTALAGSLHRCDPQPVARTSLSAVSSCRNTAFLGQNYPFAVVGERINPTGKKLLQASLRQGNLDLVQQFALEQEQRQATILDVNMGLSGIDEEAMMLKAIGLLSNRSPLPLCIDTTRPEVMEAALRRYPGRALVNSVSGERERIERTLPAAARYGAMFIVLPLTDAGIPETARERITVIDSIMEAAASYGCTVDDIAVDGLVMTISSNPEAAKETLDLISWCSGTLHANTIAGLSNVSFGMPERQWINGAFLGMAMGRGLTMAIANPSSDSIMATVQAYNAFWGHDTGMLLQSGAFTGAAS; this is encoded by the coding sequence ATGAAACGCCGTGAGTTCCAACGTATGATCGGCCTCGGGCCGCTGTTGCTTGACGCCCCGGCCTCGCCAGCTTCCGCAGACGAATGCTGTACTGCAGCACTGCTGCTGGAACAGTCCGGCGCGATAGTGTCCGACCTTAAACAGCGCAAGGCTGCCGGCTGTGACCTGCTCTGCTGTCCCTCTGGCGCGCTGAACCGTCTTCGGCTTGCCGCCTGTGGCCAGTCTGATCAGGCCAGCGGTATGAACCGCGAACTGATGCGCCGCTGCCGTGCAGCGTTGGGCGACGTACCGGTCTTTGGCGTCTGTTCGGCAAGCGGCAGGCGTGTCGATCCGTTTGGCGAGCTTGATTTTGAGGACGCGGTGTCCTGCTATCTGCAACAGGGCAAGGCGCTTGCCGCAGGCGGTGCGAGTGGTTTCATCGTGAGCGGTATGAGCGATATCCAGGAGGCTCGGGCAGCGCTGATCGCCCTGCGGGAGCTGGGCGACCTGCCGGTTATGGTACAGATGGCTGTCAATGCACAGGGGCATAGCGTCGGCGGAAGCGACCCGCTTGCCGCGCTGGTGACACTTCAGTCTCTGGGCGCGGATGCGGTCGGTTTCTCTGCCTCCGCTGCCGGCATATCACTGGCAGCGATCATCGCCCGGCTCAAACCATCGGCCACGGTGCCGATCTGGGCGGTGCCGCCTGTATCGGCTACCGATCCGGAACAGTACGCCGCCACCGGGGCGGCGCTGCTGCAGGCCGGAGCAAACCTGCTTGGCGTTGATCACCACGCGTCATCGGACCACCTGACGGCGTTAGCCGGTTCTTTGCACCGTTGTGACCCGCAGCCGGTAGCCCGAACGTCGCTCAGCGCGGTCTCGTCCTGCCGCAACACGGCATTTCTGGGGCAGAATTATCCCTTTGCGGTCGTTGGGGAACGAATCAACCCCACTGGCAAGAAGCTGCTGCAAGCCAGCCTGCGGCAGGGCAATCTTGATCTGGTGCAACAGTTTGCGCTGGAACAGGAGCAGCGTCAGGCCACGATACTTGACGTCAACATGGGGCTTTCCGGTATTGATGAAGAGGCGATGATGCTTAAAGCGATCGGGCTGCTGTCCAACCGGTCGCCATTGCCGCTCTGCATCGACACTACCCGGCCCGAGGTGATGGAAGCAGCGTTGCGCCGCTATCCTGGGCGCGCGCTGGTCAACTCTGTTTCAGGAGAGCGGGAACGGATCGAACGGACGCTCCCTGCAGCAGCCAGATACGGCGCCATGTTCATTGTGCTGCCGCTGACCGATGCCGGTATCCCGGAAACCGCCAGAGAGCGGATTACGGTCATTGATTCGATTATGGAGGCCGCAGCATCGTATGGCTGCACGGTTGATGATATTGCCGTAGACGGCCTGGTGATGACGATCAGTTCCAACCCGGAGGCTGCCAAAGAGACGCTTGATCTTATCTCGTGGTGTTCTGGAACCCTCCATGCCAATACCATTGCCGGCCTTTCAAACGTTTCCTTCGGCATGCCGGAGCGGCAATGGATCAACGGTGCTTTTCTCGGTATGGCCATGGGGCGGGGCCTGACCATGGCCATCGCCAATCCGTCATCTGACAGTATTATGGCCACGGTGCAGGCCTACAACGCCTTCTGGGGGCATGATACCGGGATGTTGCTACAGAGTGGTGCTTTTACAGGAGCGGCCTCGTGA
- a CDS encoding homocysteine S-methyltransferase family protein — MTRQEFRKLVSQRVLILDGATGTELARRGMPAGVSPEAWVLDNPQVMQEIQRAYLAAGSDAVYTCSFGGNRFKLQEFGLDDRTAEINTELARISREAVGERALVFGDLAPTGLFVEPFGDLLFEDAVAAYAEQARALTAGGVDGFVIETMMDLQEARAALIAVREVCDLPVMVSMTFGSDGRTLNGSDPLSALITLQSLGADAVGCNCSTGPQDMAKVVAAMKPFATVPLLAKPNAGMPRLINGVTTFDMSFEEFGSHMPRLVEAGAAILGGCCGTNPDYIRTLQESTASLRPAVPLRQWTAAVSSYRETVCISNDLPLTIFGGKINPSGNPALADSLRKGDLVKVRRMAQEQARRGAAIIDINVHAQGVDEVAAMRGAVLAAAKGCGKPVAVDTVNVAAAEQALRVFPGRGILNSVSARDGDMEAMCAVAARYGAMIVCMPLDKGGAGGGSAEAIERIEKIVACAGRYGIAPEDCLVDCLVFTAAAGPAAHRRALELIDWCARSGRFRSLAGISNLTYNLAVRQWFDSTFLCMAAGRGLTAAFIDTACDYTLNVACAVDALAGRDPRMGRYIARFGQQDAGVTATRGPRTLGEQVFDAVVGGDEEGMEQTIRLALEQGESPRSLVDDRLIPAINLVGDKFDRKEYFLPQLITCADTMRKGFSVLQPFLDAASGASGGKGPKVVLATVQGDIHDIGKNIVALMLNNYNFDVIDLGKDVSAEDIVRAARHHGAEIIGLSALMTTTMVEMKKVIDLARAEGLTKVRFMIGGAVVDQHYADEIGASGYASDAIGAVRLAQRFSDEGSRATSPEAAGKDVSDAPEI, encoded by the coding sequence GTGACCAGGCAGGAGTTCCGAAAGCTGGTCAGTCAACGGGTGCTGATACTGGACGGCGCCACTGGCACGGAACTGGCCCGCCGGGGCATGCCCGCCGGTGTCTCGCCGGAGGCCTGGGTGCTGGACAATCCCCAGGTGATGCAGGAGATTCAACGCGCCTATCTTGCTGCGGGCAGTGATGCGGTCTACACCTGCAGCTTCGGCGGTAATCGTTTCAAGCTGCAGGAGTTTGGCCTTGATGACAGAACGGCCGAGATCAATACGGAGCTGGCCCGAATCTCGCGGGAAGCGGTGGGTGAGCGGGCCCTGGTTTTCGGTGACCTTGCTCCTACCGGCCTGTTTGTTGAACCGTTCGGCGACCTGTTGTTTGAAGATGCGGTGGCGGCCTACGCTGAACAGGCTCGAGCGCTGACGGCAGGAGGCGTTGACGGCTTTGTCATCGAGACGATGATGGATCTGCAGGAGGCTCGAGCCGCCCTGATCGCCGTTCGGGAGGTCTGCGACCTGCCGGTGATGGTCAGCATGACCTTCGGTAGTGATGGCCGTACCTTGAACGGCTCAGATCCTCTTTCTGCTCTGATTACGCTACAGTCACTGGGGGCGGATGCGGTTGGCTGCAACTGCTCCACTGGCCCGCAGGATATGGCAAAGGTGGTGGCCGCTATGAAACCGTTCGCCACGGTGCCGCTACTGGCCAAACCCAATGCAGGTATGCCACGTCTGATCAATGGCGTTACAACCTTTGATATGTCCTTTGAAGAGTTCGGCAGCCATATGCCGCGCTTGGTTGAGGCAGGCGCGGCTATTTTGGGAGGATGCTGCGGTACCAATCCGGACTACATCAGGACCCTGCAAGAGAGCACAGCATCGCTGCGCCCTGCCGTGCCGCTGCGGCAGTGGACCGCCGCCGTTTCGTCATACCGGGAAACGGTCTGTATCTCCAATGATCTGCCCCTGACCATCTTCGGTGGCAAGATCAACCCGTCCGGCAATCCGGCACTGGCAGACAGCCTGCGCAAGGGGGACCTGGTGAAGGTGCGGCGGATGGCGCAGGAGCAGGCGCGGCGAGGGGCGGCGATTATTGATATCAACGTGCATGCCCAGGGGGTAGACGAGGTGGCTGCCATGCGCGGGGCTGTACTTGCGGCAGCCAAAGGGTGCGGCAAGCCGGTGGCGGTTGATACGGTCAATGTCGCGGCTGCCGAACAGGCCCTGCGGGTCTTTCCGGGCAGGGGTATCCTCAACAGCGTCAGTGCCAGGGATGGCGACATGGAGGCGATGTGTGCGGTTGCGGCCCGTTATGGCGCAATGATCGTCTGCATGCCGCTGGACAAGGGGGGGGCCGGGGGCGGTTCTGCCGAGGCGATCGAACGGATTGAGAAGATCGTCGCCTGTGCCGGTAGGTACGGTATCGCCCCGGAAGACTGTCTGGTGGACTGCCTGGTGTTCACCGCCGCCGCCGGACCGGCTGCGCACCGGCGCGCACTGGAACTGATCGACTGGTGCGCCCGTTCGGGCCGCTTCCGCTCCCTGGCCGGGATATCAAATCTGACCTATAACCTGGCCGTGCGGCAGTGGTTCGACAGCACCTTTCTCTGCATGGCTGCCGGGCGGGGGCTGACCGCTGCCTTCATTGACACGGCCTGCGACTATACCCTCAATGTCGCCTGCGCGGTGGATGCTTTGGCCGGGCGCGACCCGCGCATGGGGCGCTATATTGCCCGTTTCGGTCAGCAGGATGCAGGCGTAACCGCAACTCGCGGCCCCCGCACCCTGGGAGAACAGGTCTTTGATGCGGTTGTCGGAGGGGACGAAGAAGGGATGGAACAGACGATCCGGCTGGCCCTGGAACAGGGGGAGTCGCCCCGTTCGCTGGTGGATGATCGTCTGATTCCGGCCATCAATCTGGTGGGCGACAAGTTTGACCGCAAGGAGTATTTCCTGCCGCAGCTGATCACCTGTGCCGATACCATGCGCAAAGGCTTCAGCGTGCTGCAGCCATTTCTTGATGCAGCCAGCGGTGCCTCGGGCGGCAAGGGCCCCAAGGTGGTGCTGGCCACGGTACAGGGGGATATCCACGATATCGGCAAGAACATCGTGGCGTTGATGCTGAACAATTATAATTTTGACGTCATCGACCTGGGCAAGGATGTCTCGGCTGAGGATATCGTCCGCGCAGCCAGGCATCATGGGGCTGAAATCATTGGTTTGTCCGCGCTGATGACCACCACCATGGTGGAGATGAAAAAGGTGATCGACCTGGCCCGTGCCGAGGGCCTGACAAAGGTGCGCTTCATGATCGGCGGCGCGGTGGTGGATCAACACTACGCCGATGAAATCGGCGCCAGTGGCTACGCTAGCGATGCCATTGGCGCGGTGCGGCTGGCTCAGCGGTTCAGTGATGAAGGCAGCCGTGCCACATCGCCGGAGGCTGCCGGAAAGGACGTTTCCGATGCACCGGAAATTTAA
- the metE gene encoding 5-methyltetrahydropteroyltriglutamate--homocysteine S-methyltransferase yields the protein MEAHVLGFPRIGAGRELKKALENFWKGTGHQDELIRTAKTLKERNWKIQRDQGLSMVAVGDFSLYDQMLDTAFMLGMIPQRFGAAEEADLSTYFRMARGDATANLPAMEMTKWFDTNYHYLVPEFTPQTIIRRSTGKLIEETCHALSLGFRPKPVLIGPLTFTSLAKELNGADRWRFLDDIVRVYCTLLVDLAPLCDWIQIDEPILCTDLPGMAREAFVPALRRLKEAATGSQLLLATYFGALGDNLPLALESGCDGLHLDLVRGAAQLNTVLDILPETMVLSAGLVNGRNVWKNDLRHSKQRLDFLAQRLGEGRVMAASSCSLLHVPVDLWLEKNIDPTIREWLAFAVQKCRETATLAKIAGGCHEPLLRENDAQLAARRSDSRTLRPEVRSRVAGVTEAMQSRTSIFPQRKKKQAAWLKLPLLPTTTIGSFPQTAEIRSIRRQFAAGAMPEARYKAFIRRQIRQVVEEQEKLGLDVLVHGEPERNDMVEYFGQHLEGFYFTENGWVQSYGSRCVKPPIIYGDVARPAPITIDWIRYAQSLTTKPVKGMLTGPVTILCWSFVRDDLSRAEVCQQIALAMRDEVLDLEKARVGIIQIDEAALREGMPLRRREVEAYLRWAVDCFRLTAAGVGDETQIHTHMCYSEFNSIIPWITAMDADVISIEASRSDMKLLRAFQRFDYPNDIGPGIYDIHSPRVPSVAEMVALIRQALAVVPAQRLWINPDCGLKTRQWPETLAALRNLVEAAGLVRSDMVVNSARAD from the coding sequence ATGGAAGCACACGTACTGGGGTTTCCGCGCATTGGCGCTGGCCGTGAACTGAAGAAGGCGCTGGAAAACTTCTGGAAAGGCACCGGCCATCAGGACGAGCTGATTCGCACCGCAAAAACACTTAAGGAGCGCAACTGGAAAATTCAACGCGATCAGGGGCTCTCCATGGTCGCCGTGGGGGATTTCTCCCTCTATGATCAGATGCTCGATACTGCTTTTATGCTGGGGATGATTCCCCAGCGCTTTGGCGCGGCAGAAGAAGCCGATCTCTCCACCTATTTTCGCATGGCACGGGGTGATGCGACGGCCAATCTTCCGGCCATGGAAATGACCAAGTGGTTCGATACCAATTATCACTACTTGGTTCCTGAGTTCACGCCGCAGACAATCATCCGGCGTTCAACGGGAAAACTTATTGAAGAAACCTGCCATGCCCTTTCTCTGGGATTTCGCCCCAAACCGGTTCTGATCGGACCGCTCACCTTCACCAGCTTGGCAAAAGAACTCAATGGTGCCGACCGCTGGCGCTTTCTGGATGATATCGTCCGTGTCTATTGCACGTTGCTTGTCGATCTGGCGCCCCTGTGTGACTGGATCCAGATTGACGAGCCGATCCTGTGTACTGATTTGCCTGGCATGGCCCGAGAGGCATTTGTCCCTGCCCTGCGCCGGCTCAAGGAGGCGGCCACCGGCAGCCAGCTGCTGCTTGCCACCTATTTTGGCGCGCTTGGCGACAATCTGCCCCTGGCCTTGGAGAGCGGCTGCGATGGCTTGCATCTGGACTTGGTGCGTGGCGCGGCGCAGCTCAATACCGTGCTGGACATCCTGCCGGAAACGATGGTTCTGTCTGCTGGTTTGGTGAATGGCCGTAATGTCTGGAAAAACGATTTGCGCCATTCAAAGCAGAGACTGGACTTTCTGGCTCAGCGCCTCGGAGAGGGAAGGGTCATGGCGGCGTCCAGTTGCTCGTTGCTGCATGTGCCGGTCGATCTCTGGTTGGAAAAAAATATCGATCCGACCATCAGGGAATGGCTGGCTTTCGCTGTCCAGAAGTGCCGGGAAACGGCAACATTGGCCAAGATCGCCGGGGGGTGTCATGAGCCACTGTTGCGGGAGAACGACGCTCAGCTCGCAGCGAGACGCAGTGACAGCCGAACACTGCGCCCTGAGGTGCGTTCCCGTGTCGCTGGGGTGACTGAGGCAATGCAAAGCCGTACCTCAATCTTTCCACAGCGGAAAAAAAAACAAGCGGCCTGGCTTAAGCTCCCCCTGTTGCCGACAACCACCATTGGCTCTTTTCCCCAGACCGCCGAGATTCGTTCCATACGTCGGCAATTCGCTGCCGGAGCGATGCCTGAAGCCCGCTACAAAGCATTTATCCGGAGGCAGATTCGCCAGGTTGTCGAGGAACAGGAAAAGCTGGGATTGGATGTGCTGGTACATGGCGAGCCCGAGCGCAACGATATGGTGGAATACTTCGGCCAGCACTTGGAAGGTTTCTACTTTACAGAGAATGGATGGGTGCAGAGTTACGGCAGCCGCTGCGTCAAACCTCCCATCATTTATGGCGATGTGGCGCGGCCGGCGCCGATCACCATCGACTGGATCCGTTATGCCCAGTCTCTGACGACAAAACCGGTGAAAGGAATGCTTACCGGACCGGTGACAATTCTGTGCTGGAGTTTTGTTCGTGATGACCTGTCTCGCGCCGAGGTTTGTCAGCAGATCGCCCTCGCCATGCGTGATGAGGTACTCGACCTGGAAAAAGCCCGTGTCGGTATCATCCAGATCGACGAGGCGGCGCTGCGCGAGGGCATGCCGCTGCGCCGGCGGGAAGTCGAAGCCTATCTGCGTTGGGCCGTGGACTGCTTTCGTCTGACAGCCGCCGGAGTCGGCGATGAAACACAGATTCACACCCACATGTGCTACAGCGAGTTCAACAGTATTATCCCCTGGATCACTGCCATGGACGCCGATGTCATCAGTATCGAGGCCAGCCGTAGCGACATGAAGCTGTTGCGGGCGTTTCAGCGTTTTGATTACCCCAACGATATCGGGCCAGGCATTTATGACATTCATAGTCCACGGGTTCCTTCTGTCGCCGAGATGGTGGCGCTGATCCGCCAGGCGCTGGCGGTTGTGCCGGCGCAACGGCTCTGGATCAACCCGGACTGCGGACTGAAGACCCGTCAGTGGCCGGAAACCCTCGCCGCACTTAGAAATTTGGTTGAAGCTGCGGGACTGGTACGCTCTGACATGGTGGTGAATTCCGCCCGTGCGGACTAA